Genomic segment of Gracilinanus agilis isolate LMUSP501 unplaced genomic scaffold, AgileGrace unplaced_scaffold19734, whole genome shotgun sequence:
CCCCCAGTCCGACTagcgggggtggggtggttgtGGGGGGCTGACCTGCACTGCGGGCTCAGATCCCGATTCCATCCCTGCAAGCCTGGCCCCTTGCAGGAGTGCCCCCTTCTCACTGGGAAATTCGCTAAGGGTCGTGCCTCCCAATTACTCTCATCCCCCTTGACTGACCCACTCCCGTGGGACCCCGCCATCACGTTGTTTTGGGCGTTCTCCCTGGGCAGTGCCGGGAGCTGACCGTGCAGGGAAGGGTCCTGAGGCACAGCCCCTCCCCTCTCTGCAGTGGCCCACTGAGAGCCTCTGATCTCTTTCCAATGCCCATGCCTTGTCCTGGGGGCCCAAGTGTACCAGGCTTGACTTTGACTGCTGTGCATTGGGCGGGGGAGGGTAGACAGCTCAAGGCTACAGCTTTTTAGGCCCCAGTCAGGATGGCCTTCTCAGCTATTTGATTTGGGCCAGGTGACCCCTAGGACCGTGGGACACCCAGGTCCTTTCCTTTGAGTCTGGCCATTCCTCCTCCTTGCCCTATGGCTCTGCCCCTAAAACCAGGACCATCTTTAGCAGCACCATCAGGCAGGATCGGCCGGAGCTGGACCGGCTgttgctcccttctccttccattCCTGAGCGGGCTGCCCAGGCCCATTCTGGCCGCTTACAAGGTAGGGACAGGCCTCCTCCAGAGCAGCCACGGGATCCAGTGTCCGGCTGCCCAGGCCCATTCCCTGCCCGCCATTTGGGCTTTGTCCTTCCTTTGCAGAGAAAATGAGAAACCAAATCCTTGCCCTCCCTCCAGCGTGCTGTCCACTCGAGGAGCGGCCCCCCTTCTCCCAGCCCTAACAGTTTAGGAAAAACAAGGCCAAACCAAGCGCCTTTTCCTTTGCTGGCTTTGCACTCCTTGTGTGATGCTTAATTATCAGCAATGACCTAATTAGGCCATTTTTCACTGTGACATTTTAGTCCATCCCCAAAATAGAGCCGGCAGCACAGAGAGCACCAAAAACCAAAGAGAGCCTCAGAGAGTATCCGGAGTGCCCAGTCTGGGGCTTCTGGGGTGGCTCTTTGGGCTTGTCTTTGCCCTCATCCCTTCTCGCACTTCAGGgactcttttcccttcctctgttCTGCGTCTTTACAGATGAAACAATTCCTGGGGAAGCCTGAGAGAGCTCGGAGCCTCCGGCTTGGCCTGCACGGCGGATCCCCGCTCCTAATCTATGGCTCTTTGGGGCTCCCACCTCGCCTGCCCCCACAACTCCATTTCCATGTCCTCTTTCTGTTTTTAAGTCCTgatcttccctctcagaatcagTACTGCACCTCCGCAGGCTGGCcagtggggtgaagtgacttgcccaggctcacagagcTAGGAGCTTCCTGAAGTCAGATTGGgactcaaaccttcctgactccaggcccggcgCTCTCTGCCTCGCTTATTTATCTTTGCGTGGGAAGAAGCCATCTTGGGTCATGCTCCAGTTCTGGGTTTTCCCCTGTGTGCCCGGGATCCCTCCAGCTGGTGTTAGGTGCTCTCTCTGGGCAACCTCTGTGGCCCCAGGGGCCAGGGGGGCTTCTCTCAGGGGAGCCCAGCATGGAGGCCTCCTCCTCTGGGAGCCGCCTCGATTCGCTTGGGCCAGCCCTGGCCATGTGCTCTCTGTCCGTGCCTAGGAGCCGCTCTGTCTGTCCAAGGCTGGGGCAGAAATCTCGGACGCTGGCCACTGCAGGAGCTTTGGGGTCCCAGAGCCGCTCTACCCTCCACAAGCTCTGGGTAGGAGTGACTTCGAGACCACTGTGCCCCGGGGGCTCCAGGCTCCTTCAGAGAGCACTGCGGGTGCCGATGCCCAGGACAGGGCAAGCGTCTGGCCCCCTCGCCCTGCCCTGTGGCCCCTCATCCCCCCAGACACCAGCAGTTTGGGCTCTTCTTCTCAGGCTGCTCTTTTCTCCCCACAaactggttttcttctctttctccctccagtCTGGTCCCTCCTCCCTAGCCTTCACCCCGCTCtaccatccatccttccttccttccttcactgggGCCATTTCTCTAGTGATCTaggcctcccttcccccaaacaTGTGGCCCTTCTCCCTCTGGCCCAGTCCCTTCAGCCTGGGCCCGTCTCTGCCAGTGTGACTTTGCTCCCCCTCACTGGCTCCTTCCCCGGGTCCAGGCCCTCCTCCTCGTGTTCTTCCCGCACTCCAGAGCTCTTCTCAGGGCCCGTGCCCAGCACTCTGCCTTCTTGCTTTCCTATTTGCTGTCTGACCATGTACAGAGCACTCCCTGGctcctgtgtgcctcagtttccccctgtAGCCCCTGCCTCCTCATCATGATTACATGGACATCCTGTCAGGACCTGAAGGCCTCAGTGTGCTGCTCCATTCCTCCGCATCccaagaaggaaaggaagcaCGGGAGGCCCCTGGGTGGGTCAGGGCCAGCCACCCCTGTTCTGAGTGGTCTCTGGGCTGCCCGAGCCTCCCTCTGACTGCTGcctcctttctccttcaccaGCCTAGGTCCTGCGGACAGCCCCCAAGTCCCCGGCTCCCAATGGACCCTTCCAGCCCAGAGCCAGCAGCCAAGGAGGCAGAGCCCTCCGGCCCGCCGCCCGACACCCTTGGCGTCCGCCTCCGTCGCCGTCGCCCCCCAGCGGGGCGAGGCACTTCCTCGGCCGATTCTTCCTCCAGCCGGACGTTTTCCCCAGCCGCCCGCAAACGGCGCGGGCCCCGAGGCTCAGCCCCAGGGGAGCCCCCCGAGGCTCCTGGGCCCCCGGACAGGGTAGAGGCAGAGGACGGGGGTGGTGTCCTGCTGATCGACGCCCAGGGCGTCCCTTACACCGTGCCCCAGGCCGGCGAGGAGGGGGGGGGGCCCCGGGCCCGGCGGGCCCCACATTTCTGCCCTGTCTGCCTACGTGCCTTTCCCTACCTCTCTGACCTGGAAAGGCACAGCATCTCTCACTCGGAACTCAAGCCACACACCTGCCCGGCCTGCGGCAAGGCCTTCAAACGGGCCAGCCACTTGCGGCGGCACCGGAACATCCACGCCGGCCTGCGGCCCTTCCACTGCGCCCTGTGCCCCCGGCGCTTCCGGGAGGCCGGCGAGCTGGCCCATCATGGCCGTGTGCATTCGGGAGAGCGCCCCTACCAGTGCCCCATCTGCAGGCTGCGCTTCACGGAAGGCAACACCCTCCGGCGCCATGCCCGCCGCAAGCACCCGCCGCCCCCGGATTCCCCCAGCTCCCTGGCCGGCCCAGGCATGGATCCACCCTGGCTGGAGGCCATGGCCCCGGAGCTTGAGCTGTCCCCTGGCCCGGACCCTGCCCCGGGGGTCCCTGAGGAAGGCCCCAAGAAGTCCCCCAGCCCGGAGCCCACATCCGCAGACTTGGAGGGCCCCGAGGAAGGCCCCAAGCGGCCCCCTACCCCCCACACGTCCCAGGCAACCCCGGAAGATGTGGGAGCAGCGCCTGAGTGAGAGCTCCAGCCCTCCGCAGCGCCTGCAGAGCAAGCCAGCCTGCCTTCGGACAGTCAGGCCCCCCCAGAGGCCAAGCATGTGCCACAGGGCCTGAGGTTTCCCCATGGACCCCGAAGGAGACCCGGCCAGGGCAGGCTCGAGCTCAGGCCGGGGGCCCCGGGCGGGGGTCAGAACAGATGACGGGAGCTGGGGTGGGGGGCTGGGCAAGGGGCTGGCTCCCTGAGGCAAGACTCCTTTCTCAGAACCGAGTCGGGCTGAGACAGGCAGGGTGAGGAAATAAATGTGTGTCTGCCGGCCTTCAGCGTGTGCTCACTGGGGGGAGGCGCCGTGGGGAACGGGTGTCCGAGCTGGGAAGGCACTCGGAGAGTGTTCCCCGCTGAGCCCAGGTTCGAGCTCGTGGACCCCCGGATGTGGGCAGAGCGCAGGCCGGCCAGGAGGGTCTGGGGCCCGGCGGGGAAGGGGCTCAGGGGCAAGAGCCAGGCCCGGAGGCGGGGAGGTCCCTGCTTCAAATTGAGACTCAGCACGTCCTCGCTGGgagaccctgggccagtcaccaAACCTCCTGGGAAGCCACAAGCAGTACTGAGGCTAGGATGGACGCGAAGGGCTTTTAATGGACAAACAAcatgaaataaatgttttaattgaaAAAGGGGGTCTGAGGACCTGGTCTGGGGCGAGGAGATCTGACAGGAGTGAGCCTGTGTGTCCTTACGGAGCCTCCATCTCTGTGGGGAGGACAGGATGACACCCAGGGAGGCTGGAAGAGAAGGTGGGGAGCAGGGGGAGGCACCCTGGCCAATATCGGGCGGCAGCCGGGAGGAGCCCACCACAGGGAGATAGGAGTGGGGGGCACCGGCCAAGGAGGCATCTGCAGAGCATCCCCTCGGGCACAGGGAGTGCTGGGACCTCTGGGACCTGAGATCGAGGAAGAGGAGAGGACCCAGGGCGCTCGTTGCCTGCCCAGGGCGAGCCAAGGAGCAGCCACACTGGCAGGATGACCAACCGCAGGGGAGCAGGTCTATAGGGCCCAGTGAGGGGGGAGGAGCAGGAGCAGCATGAACCTTCCCTTACTGGTGAGAGGGGGCTGCACTAGGGGCTTCAACTGGAAATGAGAGGTATCGGGTGAGGCCCGGCTTATGGGGATGGAGACAAGAAGCCTCTGCTGGGCACCGAGGGGCCCTCCGACGGATGCTGAGGGACAGAGAGGACACCTAGGCCCTTGGACGGACGCCAGAGGGGAATCCACAGGGACCAGCCTAGCAAAGGCCTGATGTACTGCAGTTGCTGCCCCCGGCCTTCCCAGGCAGTCCAGGCCATCTGACCCATGTCTGGTCTGACCAGGACACTTTTCCCCTCCCGGCCTTCCAGAGCATAGGATGTATAGCCGACCCTGGCATCCAAGCTGGGCCCCAACCCTTCTTTCTAGCTTTGTTTCTCACGGCTCTCCTTCACTTATTCAACCCGAAGATGGCCTCCAGCCTCCTCATTCCCTTCAAACGGCTCTCTCCAAAGTACTggcattttttaaacaatattttcatTCAGTTCGCTTTTAGGTTGTGAGTCCCaaattctcctttcttccaaATCTCCCACCCCGGGACTGTAAACAATCTGATACAGATGTCACCTGCGAGGCCATAGAAAAcattccccccctcccctcaTGAGCCATTTTGTGGATATGAtctcaaaagaaaatttgaaaaagaaaagaaacgaGCTGGAGAGCATTGCGGCCtgctgcattcagactccttccATTCAGCCTGTCTTGGGTCCCTGGATTGTTGAGACTAGAGaggtcctttcctctccttcagcaAACAGTAGCGCCATCTGTGTACACTGtccctctggttctgctcactcctcTTTGTgtcatttcatgtaaatctttctcctcctgctcatcatttcttctgacATAGTAGTATTCCATGGCCCAGACCCAAGGGCCTTCTCTCAATCCCCGTTTTCCTTGCCGTCTCTGAGACCTCATTGTCTTCTTTCTCGGTCTTTGGGGTGcccctctctcctggttcttctcccacCTCTGACTgttcctctgtctcctttgcctGACCGTCCTCCAGATCACCACCTCTAACTATCggtgtccctcagggttctgtccGAGATCTTCCCAGCTCCTATGgattcaaatatcacctctgCTGAGGATTCTCATCTTCCCTGCCCCTGTCTCATCTCATCTTGAACAACTGTGAACGGGATGTCCAGGACATCATAAATCCCAGATGTCTGACACAGCTCTGTCTTTCCTCTTAACCCTCCACCCCTCCTGCCTTTCCTGTCAGG
This window contains:
- the LOC123254321 gene encoding zinc finger protein 524-like, with product MDILSGPEGLSVLLHSSASQEGKEAREAPGWVRASHPCSEWSLGCPSLPLTAASFLLHQPRSCGQPPSPRLPMDPSSPEPAAKEAEPSGPPPDTLGVRLRRRRPPAGRGTSSADSSSSRTFSPAARKRRGPRGSAPGEPPEAPGPPDRVEAEDGGGVLLIDAQGVPYTVPQAGEEGGGPRARRAPHFCPVCLRAFPYLSDLERHSISHSELKPHTCPACGKAFKRASHLRRHRNIHAGLRPFHCALCPRRFREAGELAHHGRVHSGERPYQCPICRLRFTEGNTLRRHARRKHPPPPDSPSSLAGPGMDPPWLEAMAPELELSPGPDPAPGVPEEGPKKSPSPEPTSADLEGPEEGPKRPPTPHTSQATPEDVGAAPE